AGGTGCCCGCACCGGGCCCGAAGTCCTGGGGCCGCACCTTCTGGCCCTCCTGAGGCACGCGCCTCCCGAGGCACGTCCCCGACGAGGCACGTCCCTGACGAGGCACAGCACAACCGAGGCACAGCGCTGCCCCTGTACGCCCTGCGGGCGCCGTCGCACTGCGCGACGGCGCCCGCGGTGCGTCCGGGGTGCGTCGTGGGTGCGTCCGGGGTGCCTGCGACCGGCCATCCCTGCTGCCTCCGACCGGCGTCCCGGCTGCCTCCGGTCAACGCCCGGCCACGACGCCGTACGTTCATCCGCAGGACACCGGACCGTGCGTATTGAGTACGCGTACTCAGGCGTCGCGGCGGCCCGGACGGCAGGATCGTTCGCATGTTGTGGTCCGACCCCGAGAACCAGCCCGACCGGCAACTGCGCGAGATGCAGTCAATGCTGCGGCGGGCCTCGTTCGTGCTGCCCGTCG
This is a stretch of genomic DNA from Streptomyces sp. NA04227. It encodes these proteins:
- the mmpB gene encoding morphogenic membrane protein MmpB, with amino-acid sequence MLWSDPENQPDRQLREMQSMLRRASFVLPVAVMLALLFLGFR